Proteins encoded by one window of Actinocorallia herbida:
- a CDS encoding aminoglycoside phosphotransferase family protein, with protein sequence MDPVTTDTAARTARALPLGRPPSAATLRWVCECLGAGSTVRLQRPLTGGVSRTNHTLLVETRSGSVHRLVLRRWTDWDPEYPPEREIAALLLLAGCEIPTPQLIAADPSGGRCDAPALLITRLPGHPPRPLPEDLSEYLIQLAAALVTLHDVKGATTMPPYAPYNRLLTRQPPFHARNPGVWDKAQEIVTEPPPDFVPHFIHRDYHPDNSLWANGRLQGVVDWDKASYGPIGVDVAHMRWNLVARYGPDAADAFSAAFEQVRGNYDHHPYWDVRCIVDLLPEDTAQPLPAPLVERLEDHLERCLSLL encoded by the coding sequence ATGGACCCCGTGACCACCGACACCGCAGCCCGCACCGCGAGGGCCCTGCCGCTGGGCAGGCCGCCCAGCGCGGCCACCCTGCGCTGGGTGTGCGAGTGCCTGGGCGCCGGCAGCACGGTGCGCCTCCAGCGACCGCTCACCGGCGGGGTGAGCCGCACCAACCACACGCTGCTCGTCGAGACCCGCTCCGGCAGCGTCCACCGCCTCGTGCTGCGCCGCTGGACCGACTGGGACCCCGAGTACCCGCCGGAGCGCGAGATCGCCGCGCTGCTGCTCCTGGCCGGCTGCGAGATCCCCACCCCTCAGCTCATCGCCGCGGACCCCTCAGGCGGCCGCTGCGACGCGCCGGCGCTGCTCATCACCCGGCTGCCCGGCCACCCGCCGCGGCCGCTGCCAGAGGACCTCTCGGAGTACCTCATCCAGCTCGCCGCCGCCCTGGTCACCCTCCACGACGTCAAGGGCGCCACCACCATGCCGCCCTACGCCCCGTACAACCGGCTCCTGACCCGTCAGCCGCCGTTCCACGCCCGCAACCCCGGGGTCTGGGACAAGGCCCAGGAGATCGTCACCGAGCCCCCGCCCGACTTCGTCCCGCACTTCATCCACCGCGACTACCACCCCGACAACTCCCTGTGGGCCAACGGCCGCCTCCAGGGCGTCGTCGACTGGGACAAGGCCTCCTACGGCCCCATCGGCGTCGACGTCGCGCACATGCGCTGGAACCTCGTCGCCCGCTACGGTCCCGACGCCGCCGACGCCTTCTCCGCGGCGTTCGAACAGGTCCGCGGCAACTACGACCACCACCCGTACTGGGACGTCCGCTGCATCGTCGACCTCCTCCCGGAGGACACCGCGCAGCCCCTGCCGGCGCCCCTGGTCGAACGCCTCGAAGACCACCTGGAACGCTGCCTCAGCCTGCTCTAG
- a CDS encoding NADP-dependent oxidoreductase codes for MRKLVQDAFGTPAEVLRITEAARPEPGPGQVLIEVAAAGVNPVDVAVSAGHYPLLGDPPFTAGWDVAGTVAAVGSGVSAFRPGDRVLGLPAFPAEAAAHAEYVLASANELIPIPKGLAVEEAGALPLVGLTAYQALIGIAEVRPGQRVLVHRAAGGVGHLAVQLAKSRGAWVVGTASAGKHDLVRALGADEVIDYQATDYTEVLAGLDVVFDLVGHDNGPRSAGVLRAGGVLVGALPAFLGLTQEEAAARGIRLAGVDVRPSAHDLGHLTALASDGALRVHVEAAFPLADAAKAYETVAAGHVTGKVVLVP; via the coding sequence ATGCGCAAGCTCGTCCAGGACGCGTTCGGCACACCGGCCGAGGTCCTGCGGATCACCGAGGCCGCCCGTCCGGAGCCCGGCCCCGGCCAGGTCCTCATCGAGGTCGCGGCCGCGGGCGTCAACCCGGTGGACGTCGCCGTCAGCGCCGGGCACTACCCGCTGCTCGGCGACCCGCCCTTCACTGCGGGCTGGGACGTGGCCGGGACCGTCGCGGCCGTCGGGTCGGGCGTCTCGGCGTTCCGGCCGGGCGACCGCGTCCTCGGCCTGCCGGCCTTCCCGGCGGAGGCCGCGGCCCACGCCGAGTACGTCCTGGCGTCGGCGAACGAGCTCATCCCCATCCCGAAGGGGCTCGCGGTGGAGGAGGCGGGGGCGCTGCCGCTCGTGGGGCTCACCGCCTACCAGGCGCTGATCGGCATCGCCGAGGTGCGTCCGGGTCAGCGGGTGCTCGTGCACAGGGCCGCGGGCGGCGTCGGCCACCTCGCGGTGCAGCTCGCCAAGAGCAGGGGAGCCTGGGTGGTCGGGACGGCCTCCGCAGGCAAGCACGACCTCGTGCGCGCGCTCGGCGCCGACGAAGTGATCGACTACCAGGCGACGGACTACACCGAGGTGCTCGCCGGCCTCGACGTCGTCTTCGACCTTGTCGGCCACGACAACGGCCCGCGGTCGGCGGGCGTCCTGCGCGCGGGCGGCGTTCTCGTCGGCGCGCTGCCCGCCTTCCTCGGGCTCACTCAGGAGGAGGCCGCTGCTCGGGGGATCCGCCTGGCCGGCGTCGACGTCCGGCCCTCCGCCCATGACCTGGGCCACCTGACGGCGCTCGCGTCGGATGGCGCGCTCCGCGTCCACGTCGAGGCGGCCTTCCCCCTGGCGGACGCGGCCAAGGCCTACGAGACGGTCGCAGCAGGCCACGTCACCGGCAAGGTCGTCCTCGTGCCCTGA
- a CDS encoding winged helix-turn-helix transcriptional regulator, producing the protein MDTKPEQVRYDANAYLAQCASRTVLIALADKWTCLLVDALKDGPVRFGELRRRIGGITQKSLTSTLRTMERDGVVLRTVYPTIPPKVEYELTPLGRSVITLMSGIKSWAEFHVDEILTARADYDLRATLEPQPVRSP; encoded by the coding sequence ATGGATACCAAGCCTGAGCAGGTCCGCTACGACGCGAACGCCTATCTGGCTCAGTGCGCGTCGCGGACAGTCCTCATCGCCCTCGCCGACAAGTGGACGTGCCTGCTCGTCGACGCGCTCAAGGACGGCCCGGTCCGCTTCGGCGAGCTCCGGCGCCGGATCGGCGGCATCACCCAGAAGAGCCTCACCTCGACCCTGCGCACCATGGAACGCGATGGCGTGGTCCTGCGGACCGTCTATCCGACGATCCCCCCGAAAGTCGAATACGAGCTCACTCCGCTCGGCCGGAGCGTCATCACCCTGATGAGCGGAATCAAGTCCTGGGCCGAATTCCATGTCGACGAGATCCTGACCGCCCGAGCCGACTACGACCTGCGGGCCACGCTCGAACCGCAGCCCGTCAGGAGCCCGTGA
- the groL gene encoding chaperonin GroEL (60 kDa chaperone family; promotes refolding of misfolded polypeptides especially under stressful conditions; forms two stacked rings of heptamers to form a barrel-shaped 14mer; ends can be capped by GroES; misfolded proteins enter the barrel where they are refolded when GroES binds) — translation MAAKMIAFDEEARRGLERGMNQLADAVKVTLGPKGRNVVLEKKWGAPTITNDGVSIAKEIELEDPWEKIGAELVKEVAKKTDDVAGDGTTTATVLAQALVREGLRNVAAGANPMSLKKGIEAAVAAVSEQLSQLSKEIETKEQIASTASISAADTEIGTLIAEAMDKVGKEGVITVEESNAFGLELELTEGMRFDKGYISPYFVTDPERMEASLDDPYILIVGGKASSNKDLLPVLEQVMQAGKPLLIIAEDVDGEALATLVVNKIRGIFKSVAVKAPGFGDRRKAMLGDIAVLTGGQVITEEVGLKLDSVTLDQLGRARKVVITKDETTIVEGAGDATEIQGRVNQIRLEIDNTDSDYDREKLQERLAKLAGGVAVIKAGAATEVELKERKHRIEDAVRNAKAAVEEGIVPGGGVALLQASVSAFDKLDLTGDEATGAAIVKKALEEPIKQIAVNAGLEGGVVVEKVRNLPAGQGLNAATGEYVDMFASGIIDPAKVTRSALQNAASIAALFLTTEAVIAEKPEKNPAPAGMPDGGGMDF, via the coding sequence ATGGCTGCCAAGATGATCGCGTTCGACGAGGAGGCCCGGCGCGGTCTCGAGCGTGGCATGAACCAGCTCGCAGACGCCGTCAAGGTGACGCTTGGCCCGAAGGGCCGCAACGTCGTGCTGGAGAAGAAGTGGGGCGCCCCCACGATCACCAACGACGGTGTCTCCATCGCCAAGGAGATCGAGCTCGAAGACCCGTGGGAGAAGATCGGGGCCGAGCTCGTCAAGGAGGTCGCCAAGAAGACCGACGACGTCGCGGGTGACGGCACCACCACCGCCACCGTCCTGGCCCAGGCGCTCGTGCGCGAGGGTCTGCGCAACGTCGCCGCCGGCGCGAACCCGATGTCCCTGAAGAAGGGCATCGAGGCCGCCGTCGCCGCCGTCTCCGAGCAGCTCTCCCAGCTGTCCAAGGAGATCGAGACGAAGGAGCAGATCGCCTCCACCGCCTCCATCTCCGCCGCCGACACCGAGATCGGCACGCTCATCGCCGAGGCGATGGACAAGGTCGGCAAGGAAGGCGTCATCACGGTCGAGGAGAGCAACGCCTTCGGGCTGGAGCTCGAGCTCACCGAGGGCATGCGCTTCGACAAGGGCTACATCTCGCCCTACTTCGTGACCGACCCCGAGCGGATGGAGGCGTCGCTCGACGACCCGTACATCCTCATCGTCGGCGGCAAGGCCTCCTCCAACAAGGACCTGCTGCCGGTGCTCGAGCAGGTCATGCAGGCCGGCAAGCCGCTGCTGATCATCGCCGAGGACGTCGACGGCGAGGCCCTGGCCACGCTGGTCGTCAACAAGATCCGCGGCATCTTCAAGTCCGTCGCCGTCAAGGCGCCGGGCTTCGGTGACCGCCGCAAGGCCATGCTCGGCGACATCGCCGTGCTGACCGGCGGCCAGGTCATCACCGAAGAGGTCGGCCTCAAGCTCGACTCGGTGACCCTCGACCAGCTGGGCCGCGCCCGCAAGGTCGTCATCACCAAGGACGAGACCACCATCGTCGAGGGCGCGGGCGACGCGACCGAGATCCAGGGCCGGGTCAACCAGATCCGCCTGGAGATCGACAACACCGACTCCGACTACGACCGCGAGAAGCTCCAGGAGCGCCTGGCCAAGCTCGCGGGCGGTGTCGCGGTCATCAAGGCCGGCGCCGCCACCGAGGTGGAGCTCAAGGAGCGCAAGCACCGCATCGAGGACGCCGTTCGCAACGCGAAGGCGGCCGTCGAAGAGGGCATCGTCCCCGGCGGTGGCGTGGCGCTGCTGCAGGCGTCGGTCAGCGCGTTCGACAAGCTCGACCTGACGGGCGACGAGGCCACCGGTGCCGCGATCGTCAAGAAGGCGCTCGAGGAGCCGATCAAGCAGATCGCCGTCAACGCCGGCCTTGAGGGCGGCGTCGTGGTGGAGAAGGTCCGCAACCTGCCCGCGGGCCAGGGCCTGAACGCCGCCACCGGCGAGTACGTCGACATGTTCGCCTCCGGCATCATCGACCCGGCGAAGGTCACCCGCTCGGCGCTGCAGAACGCGGCGTCCATCGCGGCCCTGTTCCTCACCACCGAGGCCGTCATCGCCGAGAAGCCCGAGAAGAACCCGGCCCCGGCCGGTATGCCCGACGGCGGAGGCATGGACTTCTAA